From the Chiroxiphia lanceolata isolate bChiLan1 chromosome Z, bChiLan1.pri, whole genome shotgun sequence genome, one window contains:
- the CERT1 gene encoding ceramide transfer protein isoform X4, with translation MTESGYGSESSLRRHGSMVSLVSGASGYSATSTSSFKKGHSLREKLAEMETFRDILCRQVDTLQKYFDACADAVSKDELQRDKVVEDDEDDFPTMRPDGDFVHNSNSSKEKLFPHVTPKGINGIDFKGEAITFKATTAGILATLSHCIELMVKREESWQKRLDKEVEKRRRIEEAYKNAVTELKKKSHFGGPDYEEGPNSLINEEEFFDAVEAALDRQDKMEEQSQSEKVRLHWPTSLPSGDAYTAVGTHRFVQTPYSRSSSMSSIDLVSASDDVHRFSSQVEEMVQNHMTYSLQDVGGDANWQLVVEEGEMKVYRREVEENGIVLDPLKATHAVKGVTGHEVCHYFWNVDVRNDWETTIENFHVVENLADNAIIIYQTHKRVWPASQRDVLYLSAIRKIPAFSENDPETWIVCNFSVEHDSAPLNNRCVRAKINIAMICQTLVSPPEGNKEISRDNILCKITYVANVNPGGWAPASVLRAVAKREYPKFLKRFTSYVQEKTAGKPILF, from the exons ACTGAATCTGGCTATGGATCAGAGTCAAGTTTGCGACGCCATGGCTCCATGGTGTCTCTTGTCTCTGGAGCAAGTGGATACTCTGCGACATCCACCTCTTCGTTCAAG aaggGCCATAGCTTACGTGAGAAGCTTGCAGAAATGGAAACTTTTAGAGACATCTTGTGTAGACAAGTCGATACTTTACAGAAATACTTCGATGCTTGTGCAGATGCAGTTTCCAAAGATGAACTCCAGAGGGATAAAG TGGTagaagatgatgaagatgattTCCCTACAATGCGTCCTGATGGGGATTTTGTACATAACAGTAACAGCAGTAAGGAAAAAT TGTTTCCACATGTGACACCCAAAGGAATTAATGGCATAGACTTTAAAGGAGAAGCTATAACTTTCAAGGCAACTACTGCTGGAATCCTTGCTACACTCTCTCATTGTATTGAACTCATGGTAAAACGTGAAGAAAGCTGGCAAAAAAGGCTAGATAAG gaggtagagaaaaggagaagaattgAAGAAGCCTACAAAAATGCTGTgacagaactgaagaaaaagtcCCACTTCGGAGGGCCAGACTATGAG GAGGGTCCTAATAGTCTGATTAATGAAGAAGAATTCTTTGATGCTGTTGAAGCTGCTCTTGATAGACAGGATAAAATGGAAGAACAG TCCCAAAGTGAAAAGGTTAGATTACACTGGCCAACATCCTTACCTTCTGGAGATGCATATACTGCTGTGGGGACTCATCGATTTGTGCAAACG CCCTATAGTCGCTCTTCCTCCATGTCTTCCATTGATCTAGTCAGTGCCTCTGATGATGTTCACAGATTCAGCTCCCAG gTGGAAGAGATGGTACAAAATCATATGACATATTCCTTGCAAGATGTGGGAGGAGATGCCAATTGGCAGCTAGTGGtagaagaaggagaaatgaag GTATACAGAAGAGAGGTGGAAGAGAATGGAATAGTTCTAGATCCTTTGAAAGCAACGCATGCTGTTAAAGGGGTAACAGGGCATGAAGTTTGCCACTACTTTTGGAATGTCGATGTTCGTAATGACTGGGAAA CAACAATTGAAAATTTTCATGTTGTGGAAAATCTAGCAGATAATGCAATCATCATTTACCAGACACATAAG AGGGTGTGGCCAGCTTCTCAAAGGGATGTGCTGTATTTGTCTGCCATCAGAAAAATACCAGCATTTAGTGAAAATGATCCAGAAACATGGATTGTGTGCAATTTCTCTGTAGAACATGACAGTGCTCCT CTGAACAATCGCTGTGTCCGTGCCAAAATCAATATCGCTATGATTTGTCAGACATTAGTAAGCCCACCAGAGGGGAACAAGGAAATAAGCAGGGACAACATCCTGTGCAAGATTACATATGTAGCTAATG